The Streptomyces venezuelae genomic interval CTGGAGCACAAGGGCGGCCCGCTCGATGAGCCGCCGGGCACGCAGCTGCGCGTCCTCGGTGAGGACGAGCTCCGCGCGCAGCTCGCGCCACGCGGCGTCGAGCCGCCGGTCCGCCCCGAGGGCCGCCTCGATCTCCGCGCCGAAGGCTTCGAGGGACTCCGGCTCACGGGCCAGCGCACGCAGCATGTCGAGCGCGTTGACGTTGCCGGAGCCTTCCCAGATGCCGTTGAGCGGGGCGTCGCGGTAGAGGCGGGGCAGGCCGGACGCCTCGTCGTAGCCGTTGCCGCCGAGGCACTCCAGGGCCTCGGCGACCGCGGCCGGCTGCCGCTTGCAGACCCAGTACTTGCCGACCGCCGTGGCCAGCCGCAGGAAGGCCCGCTCCCCGGCGTCACCGCGCTGGGCGCGGTCCGCCGCCCCGGCGAGCCGCAGCGCGAGAGCGGTCGCCGCCTCCGACTCCAGGCCGAGGTCGGCCAGGACGTTGCGCATCAGCGGCTGCTCGACCAGGCGGGCACCGAAGACGGACCGATGGCGTGCGTGATGGGCGGCCTGGGCGAGCGCGGCGCGCGTACCGGAGGCGGAGCCGAGTACACAGTCCAGCCGGGTCATGGTCACCATGTCGATGATGGTGCGCACGCCCTTGCCCTCGTCGCCGACGAGCCAGGCGACGGTGTCGTCGAACTCGGGCTCGCTGCTGGCGTTGGAGCGGTTGCCCAGCTTGTCCTTGAGCCGCTGGATGCGGAAGGTGTTGCGGCTGCCGTCGGGCAGCACCCGCGGCACGAGGAAGCAGGACAGTCCGCCGGGCGCCTGGGCGAGGACGAGGAAGAGGTCGTTCATCGGCGCGCTCGTGAACCACTTGTGCCCGCGCAGCCGCCAGGTGCCGTCCGGCTGCTCCTCGGCGGTGGTGGTGTTGGCGCGGACGTCGGTCCCGCCCTGCTTCTCCGTCATGCCCATCCCGGCCAGCAGGCCGCGCTTCCCGCCGGGCGCGCGCAGCCCCGGGTCGTACACCCGGCTCGTGAGCAACGGCTCGTAGAGCGCGGCGAGTTCGGGAGAGCGGCGCAGCGCCGGGACGACCGCGTACGTCATGGAGACGGGACAGCCGTGCCCGGCCTCGGTGCTGCTCCACACCATGAATCCGGCGGCGCGCGCCACATGGGCGCCGGGCCGCGGATCGGCCCAGGCGCTGCCGGCGAGGCCCTCGCTCACCGCCACGTCCATGAGGGAGTGGTACGAGGGGTGGAAGTCGACCTCGTCCACGCGGTGGCCGTAGCGGTCGTGGGTGCGCAGCACGGGCTCGTACCGATTGGCCTCCTCGGCCCAGCGCTGCGTCTCCTCGCTGCCCGCGAGCCGGCCGATCCGGTGCAGGTCGTCGAGGTACCACTCCGCACCCTCCCGGCGCACACCCTCGATCAGCACCGGGTCGTCGGCGACGTCGTGGCCCGCGAGCGGCGGCGGCTGGTTGGTCACCTCGTGCGTCACGGCGCTCGGGGCGGTGCGGGGGACGGTGGCGGTCATCGGATTCCTCCAGGTGGCGAGTGGTGGAAGGAAGTGCGCGTGCGTCGTTGCCGAGGAGCCGTCGTGGGTGGCGGAGCTCCGCGGCATCATGGCGCCGGCGCGGCGCCCGCGCAGCGCAGGGCCATGGCGACGAGTTCGACGAGGAGCTCCTCGGTCCTGCCCTCGTCGGGGGTACCGAGCGGATCGACGAGGACCTCGCCGATCGCCCCGGTGAGAGCGGCGGCGGTGATCCGCCCGTCCTGCGGCGGCAACAGCCCCGCCGCCATGCCCTGTTCGACCGTCTCGGCGAACAGGGCCCGGTAGCGGAGGCGGTAGGCGAGCCGCTCGGCGCCGACGGCCGGTTCGGCGGGCGCGGCGAGGAGCGCGTACGCCAGGCCGCGGTTCTCCAGGGCGCGCCGGGCGAAGGTCTCGACGCCCCGTGCGAGGCGCTCGACGGGATCGCCCTCGGCGCGCAGCACCTCGCCGAGGACCTCGACCTCGTGCCCGGAGGCACGCCGGAACACCTCGACGGCGAGCGCCGCCTTGGACGGGAAGTGCTGGTAGACCGAGCCGGCCGCGATCCCGGCCGCGTCGGCGACCGCCGTCACGGACGCCTGCGCCCAGCCGACCTCGGCGACGACCTCGGTCGCCCGGGTGACCAGGTGGTCACGGGCGGTTTCGAGCCGGCGAATCTCTGCGGGGGTCTTGCGGTAGGCCATGGAAGAAGTGAAGCATCATTCAGAGCTTCCCGCCATGGCCGGGGCACACAGACCGCCGAGGTCGAGTGAGACGGGCCCCGTCGGAGCCTCGCTCTCACCGGCCGAGCAGGTCGACAAGGCCGGAGCGATCGGGCGCGGCGGCATGCCCGGCGTCGACCTCGGGGTCGTACGGACGGACGAGGACGGCTACGGCACGATCGTGGACCGGATGAAGGAGGTCATCGTCACCGGCGGCGAGAACGTCGCCTCGCAGGAGGTGGAGGGGAGTCCTCCGCGGCCACCCGGACGTGCTCGACGTCGCCGTGATCGGCCGGCCCCATGCGTCGTGGGGCGAGACCGTGACCGCCGTCGTCATGCCGCGCGAGGGCGCGACCCCCCGGCCTGGAAGGCGTACGTGAGTGGCTCGCGTCGCGGATCGCCCGCTACGAGATCCCGCGCGAACTGATCCTGCGGGCGGACCTGCCGCGCACGGCCTCGGGGAAGATCACCAGGCATGTGCTCCGGGCGGAACTGGGCGTGAACCCGTCGCGGTCGGCTGAGGGTCCACGTCTGCGCGCCCTAGGTGTATTGATCACGAGCGTTGTTAACGCTGGCTGGGTCTTGATCATGGCGAAGACCTCCGGTGTGGTGGAGGTGTCTAGGCTTCACCGCACACGGAGGTCTTCGTGTCCCACCGTAATGCCCGTCTGACCGTTCACGGCAGGCGGATCCTGGTCGAACGTGTCCGTTCCGGCCGTCCGGTCGCGCATGTGGCCGCGGAGATGGGCATATCGAGGCCCACGGCCCACAAATGGGTCCGCCGTTGGAAGGCCGAAGGCGATGCGGGCCTGGCAGACTTCCTCCACACCTACAACCACCACCGCTGCCACACCGCACTCGACGGACCCACGCCCATCAGCCGCGTCAACAACGCTGCGGGTCAATACACCTAGGGCCTGTCTTCCGGATCATGCCGGTCTCGCAGGGCCCGGCACGCACGCTCGCCGCGTCGTCGTCGGTCGCCAACGTCCCCCGTAGCCCTTCGGGCACGGGAGGTGCCCCCACCGCGCTGACTCCCTCCTCCGCCTTGCGATCGCGGCCCCGCTCCCTGATCCGGCCTGATCCGCCGGACAGGCCCCAGCTGCCGGAGGGCTTCGACGCGTACGCCTGGCCGCAGGACGACAGGGCGCCCGGGTGGGCGCCCGTGCAGACGCGCGCGTCGGAGAGGTACCGGAGAGGTCAGAGACCGGTGACCTTGGAGCTCGCCGACAACTCGTAGACCAGGGTGACCTTTCGGCGCCCGCCGGGCGGCAGGGCGACGTCCCAGCGGACGATGCCCTCGGCGTCGACCTCGTCCGGCGCCGGCGAGCACGCGTCCGCGCGCAGGCGCACCTCCACCGCCGCGACCTCGGAGACCGGGATCCGTTCCCGCAGCGCGACCACCCGGTCTCCTTGCTCCCCGGGGCCGGAGAACCGTGACAGATACAGCTGGACCGTACGCGTGACCACGGTCCGCTGGGTGATCCCGGTCGTGTCGCGCGTCTCCTCGGCCCGCCGGACGACCCGGTAGTCGTCGCGGCTGCCGAAGGCCAGCTCGACGGGGGCGCCGGGAGCGGTGAACTCGAGCGTGCCCCGACCGCCGAACCCGCCGTCGCGGACCAGGTCCACGGGACCGGCGAGCAGCGCGTGGCCGGAGAGGTTGTCGAACCGCACCACCTGGGTCACCAGGGGAGACAGTTCGGGGGAGCAGGCGTACTCCCGGTGGGCGCCCGCCGTGAACGCGGACAGCGGCACGCGGTGGGCACGCCCGTCACCCGGCACCGAGACCGGCGCGGGGGACCTCAGCACCCGTGCCTCGCCGCCGTCGTCCACCCCCGGCAGGCCGAGCACCGGAACCGGGCCGAGACTCCCGATCTCCTCCTCGCGCAGCTCGACGTCGACGGTACGACGCTCCGCCGCCGAGCGGTCCTTGAGCGTCAGCCGGTCCTCGCCGAGCCTGGGCGGCTCGGTGGCCAGCGCAGAGCGGGCCGTCGACAGGGTCAGTCGTACGTCCGACCAGTCCTCGCCCGTGCGCTGCCAGACCGTCGCCTCGGTCTCCAGCGTCAGCGACTCCCCGTCGAGCGCGGCCCGGTAGGCGGGGCGCCACAGCGCGCACGAGGTGAGATGGCTCAGCCGCAGGGTGCCCGGCCCGGCCGCCGAGGCGTCCACGGTCAGCTCGACGTGACCGACCAGCTCGGCGGGCTCCTCCTCGGCGAGCTCCATGGCCCGTCGGCAGGCGCCGAGTTCGGCGATGACGGCGGACAGCCGGGCCTCGACGGTACGGAGTCGCTCACCGTGCTCGTCGCGCTCCTCGTCCACCCGGTCGAGCTCACGGGCCCAGCGGGGGCGCTCGCTCTCCCCGTGGCCCGTACCCTCGCCGATCTCCCGCAGGACGTCCGAGGCGAGGCGGCCGAGCAGGTCGAGACGGGCGCGGAGCCGGTCGCGCCGCTGCTCAAGGGTGACCCGCTCGCCTTCGAGGGCGTGGACGCGGAGGCGCAGGTCCGAGTCGTCGTCGGCCGACGGCAGCGGGCCGCGCGGCGTCCAGTCGCGGACGATCCGCACGTCGAGGACGGTCGCGGGGCGCTCGGCGGTCACCTCGGCGTGGAGGGTGCGGTCGACGGCCAGCGCGCTGACGGGTCCGAGGCGCAGCCGCTGGACCCCGGCCACCAGGTCGAGCACGGTGGAGCGCTCGACATGGGCGCGGTCCTCGAGGCAGGTGACGGCGGTGACGGGGAGGGGGATCGGCTTGGGGTCCGTGGACATGGCGGGTGTCAGCTCCTGCGGTTGCCGCCGACCAGGGCCTTGCCGGTCGGGATGCGGATCTCGTAACGGCCGTCGAGGGCGGTGGTGGCGCCTGCCGGGAGGTCGACCCGCCAGAGGCGGGTGCCCGGTGCGTGGCGATCGGCCCCCGTGTCGGCGGCGGGTGTCGTCCAGTCGGCGCGCTCCTCGATCCGGACGTCGGACTCGGAGGTGACCGGAACCCGCTCGTGGACCTCGACGGTGACGGGCCTCGCGAGCCCGTTGGCCAGCTCCACATGGACGCGGTGGTCGAGGACGGTGGTGTTGTTGCGCAGGCCCGCGGTCGACTCGTGGACGTTCGTGCGCCGCGTGACCCGGATGCCCTCGGCAGGCCCGAGGCCGACCCGGCGGACTCCGCCCGGGGCGAGCGTGGGCAGCGCGGCGGTCAGCAGGAAGTCGTCGTCGACGGTGACCTCGACCGGGCCCGCGAGGAGGGC includes:
- a CDS encoding acyl-CoA dehydrogenase family protein gives rise to the protein MTATVPRTAPSAVTHEVTNQPPPLAGHDVADDPVLIEGVRREGAEWYLDDLHRIGRLAGSEETQRWAEEANRYEPVLRTHDRYGHRVDEVDFHPSYHSLMDVAVSEGLAGSAWADPRPGAHVARAAGFMVWSSTEAGHGCPVSMTYAVVPALRRSPELAALYEPLLTSRVYDPGLRAPGGKRGLLAGMGMTEKQGGTDVRANTTTAEEQPDGTWRLRGHKWFTSAPMNDLFLVLAQAPGGLSCFLVPRVLPDGSRNTFRIQRLKDKLGNRSNASSEPEFDDTVAWLVGDEGKGVRTIIDMVTMTRLDCVLGSASGTRAALAQAAHHARHRSVFGARLVEQPLMRNVLADLGLESEAATALALRLAGAADRAQRGDAGERAFLRLATAVGKYWVCKRQPAAVAEALECLGGNGYDEASGLPRLYRDAPLNGIWEGSGNVNALDMLRALAREPESLEAFGAEIEAALGADRRLDAAWRELRAELVLTEDAQLRARRLIERAALVLQASLLVRHAPAAVADAFCASRLAGDRGLAFGTLPAGTDFAALLDRLPR
- a CDS encoding TetR/AcrR family transcriptional regulator, encoding MAYRKTPAEIRRLETARDHLVTRATEVVAEVGWAQASVTAVADAAGIAAGSVYQHFPSKAALAVEVFRRASGHEVEVLGEVLRAEGDPVERLARGVETFARRALENRGLAYALLAAPAEPAVGAERLAYRLRYRALFAETVEQGMAAGLLPPQDGRITAAALTGAIGEVLVDPLGTPDEGRTEELLVELVAMALRCAGAAPAP
- a CDS encoding DUF4139 domain-containing protein codes for the protein MSTDPKPIPLPVTAVTCLEDRAHVERSTVLDLVAGVQRLRLGPVSALAVDRTLHAEVTAERPATVLDVRIVRDWTPRGPLPSADDDSDLRLRVHALEGERVTLEQRRDRLRARLDLLGRLASDVLREIGEGTGHGESERPRWARELDRVDEERDEHGERLRTVEARLSAVIAELGACRRAMELAEEEPAELVGHVELTVDASAAGPGTLRLSHLTSCALWRPAYRAALDGESLTLETEATVWQRTGEDWSDVRLTLSTARSALATEPPRLGEDRLTLKDRSAAERRTVDVELREEEIGSLGPVPVLGLPGVDDGGEARVLRSPAPVSVPGDGRAHRVPLSAFTAGAHREYACSPELSPLVTQVVRFDNLSGHALLAGPVDLVRDGGFGGRGTLEFTAPGAPVELAFGSRDDYRVVRRAEETRDTTGITQRTVVTRTVQLYLSRFSGPGEQGDRVVALRERIPVSEVAAVEVRLRADACSPAPDEVDAEGIVRWDVALPPGGRRKVTLVYELSASSKVTGL